The DNA sequence TGACAAGATGTTGAAACTCTGAAACACATTCTCAACATAACACCTGTAAGGTACACCTTCTATCAAATAGAGAATGTTTACACTAAAATGAAGCTGTATCGTGTTGTCATGCCTCTGTTTGAGAAGTTCAGACATTTACAACACCCTTAATTGACTTTCTGGCCTACACCCACATAACGATCaaagctggagctgctggagaagTACAGTAATAGCAACTGTATTGTAATGTGAAGGAGCTGAAAAGAGATTACTtcaacaaatatttaaacaagCCAGCAACACTGGAGGTCAGTTCATTATttggcagttttaaaaatgcagctttgcaCTGTCAAAAAAACTTGGAATAATGCCAAATGAATGCCAGAATAATTAATTTAACCAAAATGTACCATTCAGAGCCAAGTTCACCTGAAGGGATGTAAAGCATACAGCAGTTTCCAAAACACTTAGCTTTGGAAACAGGATCCTTTGTGCCTTTGTGAATTCAGCCCTGGCTACTTTCTGGGTACCTGAGAGAATAAAGAGGGGTTTACAGGAAAAGGTTCGGGGTCATATGGTTGTTAACTTTATAATGAACTGTTCAAGAAAGCAGCTAAACATGTGGAGGCACTAATAGGGAAAAATTCTGGATGAAGGACAACTTTAACACTCCTGCTAAGTTCAGTAACCAGTGATATAAATTGACTGATCTGTGTAAATCTGGACTAAACTTGTCTGAACAGAAAACTTTTGTCATATGAAACACAGTGTGGCACAGAATTTACTCATGCATTTTCTGTAAAGACTTAAATACTGTTCCAAtaactcaaaaaacaaaacacaaacacatgacacAGAGCCTGTTTAGATTGTTTATTTTGCTCAGATTCTGTAACTTTAGTTTATAGGAACATTCAGGGTGATTACGGATTCCAATCACAATCTGCATATAATCCACTACAGAGTATATTTGGCACAATTTGAATGATCTTGGAACTGAGCTGAACCATCAATGAAAGCAAAATGATGGTCTTATTGTGGAGAAACACTCAGAACTGTCCGGATGCtgtggaacaaaacaaaaacacaaatttcaaAACTTACAGTCAGTAATTTTTGATTCATGCAGCTCGACATTAAAAGATGAATGGTGATGGGAGTATAGGTGTATACCATTTGCTGTGCTTCATCAGTTCAATGGCGTCGTTGGCCTGGGCCAAAGTCATGTTGTGAGTGATGAACTCATCCAGCTTTATCTTCTTGTTCAGGTAGGCTTTGACCAACTCAGGCACACCATCCTTAGTCTTAAATCCtgatccacaaaaaaaaaacagaagacaatAAAATTAGAACAAATAGTCTGATCTTCCTAACTGGTGGAATGATGGCAAAGATGGAGCTTCAAGCTGTCTGCCTACTGTCACAACACAAGCAGCATCTGTCTGGGTAATATGGGCTGGAAGACCTTTGATTAAACTCACATAGCCAGACTATTCTCTTGCACTAACagtgctgtgtagaatggtctggttGCACCTCATAATCTTTCTGCTATACAAGGATAAAATGCTGTAGCATGGATGCACCAACAGTATCTACTCAAAATAGTGACTGGGGAAATGTGTTGGTGGAACTTTTGGTCACAGGGAGGTGAGCAATGCAATTAAAATAGAATAATCaccaaaataaattgaaaaaaaaaatgggctCACTTCACAATGCTCATTTATGGCAAAACTTCAAATTTCAGTGTGTGAGGTTGCCACTTAGAGGTTGTTTCCAGCAGTATGGAGATTTAGAAATCGGTAACACGTGGGCATTGGAAGGGGAAAATAAAGCTGTGTGAAATTTATGGACAATGGCAGGTCTGTACCTAAGGTCTGTATGTGATGAGTCAGACtaattggaaaaaaacaagagaagaaTGCAGGGCTGGATGTTCTTAACTAACTTTGTGCTGTGTTGGTTCATTGTTTCAGGTAGTGTTCACTCCAAGGCATGGCAGAGCTAAATCAATCAGTCTGCTCTAGTTCACTTTACATGAATGCAACTGATAAAAACAGCTAATTGCTTCATGGGGCCACCTTTTCAAACAAGTCAAATACAACTTGGGTTTCCCAGTCTTACGATGAATTAGCTATTATGCTAAAGTCAAGCTAAAGCAAATTCGCTGTATgtgctaacaaaaaaaaatcccaaagaaacaaaaatctaCTCCCATTAAGGCCAGACCAAATCTTGAATGAGATTTCCATTTATATGTCACTGTACAGGTCGTGCTGATAAAACGATTTGAGATtaacaaataatcaaaaatgacCAATGACAACACTGAGGACAGTCACGTTAGTTTGTGGAGATGCTTATGTTTGTCTCACCTCCTACCAGGGATCCCTTCCATGTACGTCCAGCGATGAGCTGAATGGGACGAGCAGCGAAGTCGTCCACGTTTGTAAAGCCAACAATCACGGAAACACCCCAACCTTTGATGCAAGACTCCAAAGCACTGCGCTACATggagaaacaacacaaagttaGTGGACTTGCAAACATAGGGGTTCAGTtctatgatatatatataaacacgtCTGCCTCACCATGACTCCCACATTCCCAACACATTCCAGGGAGAAGTCCACTCCTCCATTGGTCATCTCAATCAGCACTTCATGGATAGGTTTATCATGATCTTTGGGGTTGATGAAGTCAGTAGCACCAAACACCTTGGCCTTCTCAAACTTCTCTGGATTGATGTCAATGGCTATAATCCTCTTTGCTCCAGCAACATAACAGCCCATGACTGCAGCCAAACCCACAGCTCCCAGACCGAACACAGCGCATGTGGATCCTGGTTCAACCTGAAGGGAAGACAACTGGGAGTTGGACTTTTCACTGCTATGTACAGTGATAAACATCAAACATTCTCAACTGCTGTTGAGCCACAGACAGAATGTTTCATACCAGATATCTGACCTAACAAATATGTGATGTGGGTATGAACACAAGTTAAGTGTAAGTACAAGTTGGACCATCcagctaacacacacaccttaGCAGTATTAATTGCTGCTCCATATCCAGTGCAGATCCCACAGCCGAGGagacagactttgtccaaaggAGCTGCAGGATCGATCTTGGCCACAGCGATCTGGTTCAGCACAGTATACTCTGAAAAGGTGCTGGTTCCCATAAACTGCAGCACCTTCTTGCCCTTACAGGTAAACCTGGAGTCTTCTAATGCCATCACATCACCAGAGTCAGCAACCCTGaatagaaaatgtatttcagtGATTTGAAATATTTGTATTGCATTTCTCTGCATTGGATACAATCTGTACCATTGTCAGAAAGCTGTTCTGCGTATATAGTGAGTACTAATCCACACGTAGCGACATTGTGCTTAAGTTGTTCATATGCCTCCAAGCAAGTCTATAACCAAACAAGCACCTcttggatcaataaaataaagagatGAGAAGTACAACAAGAACTCACCATGCTTTTTCACACTGGTTGGTCTTTGGACTCTTACAGAAACGACATTCCCTACATTGGGGGACGGGCAGAGGGATGACTTTGTCTCCTGAAAGATAAAAACAATTTGACATGTTAAATGAACGTTTGACTAACGTACAAGagaacaaatgtaaaaacaggtTTTTCTTAAACTGAACAGTCTTTGGTTGACTCATTGCCTTGTCTTACACAGAGAGAAATATGAGCCATTAGTCAAATTAAACACGCGATGTCGTAAGCTTTAGCTGACCTGGCTGAAATTCAGTGACACCTGGACCAACACTTTCTATGATGCCAGCTCCCTCATGGCCGAGGACTATTGGATACGCGTTATTCATACTCTCAAACAGGTGGTAGAGGTCTGAGTGGCACACACCAGTTGCCACAATctgcaaaaaagacaacaaaaatacaatgaagttACAGAAGATTCTTTTGAACACATGGTTGCATTGTGTTACTGCAATCCACCCCAGTATGTGCGGAAAGTCACGATCTGCTGAAGAGGCAATCTTGGCCAAGTCCAACACTCACCACAAACGTATTTGACCTTGTGCCAAAACTGTGAACAAAGCTCTCACTTTGATTATATAGGGACAGAAAGCCTTGTAACAACAAACCAGGTACCCCACACTCCTGCAGTACCCCCTAAAGTGCCCCATGGGGGATACGTTCATAGGCCTTTTccaaatccacaaaacacataaagTGGCTGGTTGAAATCTGATCACTCCCTCCACAGCTCTGCAAAGGTAAAAAGCCGCCCGATGTTCCATAGGCAGAATGTAATTTACATTGCTCCTCCTAAATCCCAGGTTCAACAGTCAGTCGGAGTCTCCCTTCCAGCATCTTAGAGCAAACTTTCCTGGGGGGGCTGAGAAGTATGACAGCCTAATAATTGGAGTACACCCTTCaggtctgccactccacaggtaCCGTATCCAACGATCCAATGAAGTATTTTATtagcaataaaatattttataaatcaGGACATTACTGACATATATCCCCCCTGCAAAAAGAATGTAGAGGAGTAAAACTGACAAGTTTGGTATATGAAAGTGCTACAGAgtttgatttctgtctcatCGGAGGAAACGCCCTTTAAATATTACATCTAATTTTACTGgaaatcattattttaactTATACATATCAGCATAAAACTTACCCAgctgattattttctattaGACTATTACTTATTTTGTATTACAAGTTACAAGTAAAACAAGCAAATGAGGCATTACCTCGTGCTAATTTCCATTTATCTAAAACAAGATGTTATGGACGCAACATAGTCCAAAATCTCAAAACTGACCAGAGCGTGAAAGAAATTTGTTTTTTCCCTGTGGTGTCTTAAATTGATATACTGATTGTAATTGAATGCTGAATTCAGCTGTGTATTGTGTCAGATATGtggtttgtggtcatttctgaTCAGTGAAGCCCTAAAGCTCTAATTTCTCACCAATGCAAATGACATTTATTCAATAATTCTTACTCATAAGCACAATAATACATCTGCGTATGTATATGTATGGGCCTTGTTGTGGACAACGCTCACCTTGATGCGGACCTCGTTGGCCTGAGGTGGAGCCACTTCAATCTCCTCAATCACCAGAGGTTTGCTGGGCTCCCAGGCCACTGCTGCCTTGCACTTGATCACCTACAGGAGCAGTGATATCGACATGAAATCTTACATTCCTGGGTGCTGCAGGGGTTAACTAGGTCAAGGTGAGAAGATGCTATGGAACACTCCAAGCACCCACTCAAACAACACGTGTATTTTGAAAGGCATTGAAGTCAAGCACCTTGTTGCATTATGCTAAGCTGAGCTTTAAAACTTGACTCCCCTGATGCTTTCATGTCAAAACAAACATCCATTTAACAGCATCAAAG is a window from the Amphiprion ocellaris isolate individual 3 ecotype Okinawa chromosome 20, ASM2253959v1, whole genome shotgun sequence genome containing:
- the LOC129347215 gene encoding alcohol dehydrogenase 1-like, whose translation is MATAGKVIKCKAAVAWEPSKPLVIEEIEVAPPQANEVRIKIVATGVCHSDLYHLFESMNNAYPIVLGHEGAGIIESVGPGVTEFQPGDKVIPLPVPQCRECRFCKSPKTNQCEKAWVADSGDVMALEDSRFTCKGKKVLQFMGTSTFSEYTVLNQIAVAKIDPAAPLDKVCLLGCGICTGYGAAINTAKVEPGSTCAVFGLGAVGLAAVMGCYVAGAKRIIAIDINPEKFEKAKVFGATDFINPKDHDKPIHEVLIEMTNGGVDFSLECVGNVGVMRSALESCIKGWGVSVIVGFTNVDDFAARPIQLIAGRTWKGSLVGGFKTKDGVPELVKAYLNKKIKLDEFITHNMTLAQANDAIELMKHSKCIRTVLSVSPQ